The genomic segment ACGCTTCGGCGCGCGTATAGGCCTTGCAATCCTGGACCAGCTCGACATCCCCGAAACCCGGATGCAATTTGCACGGACCATGCCTAACTACATCCCGCCGGAGCCGTTTCGCTGGATCGGCGCCAAAATCACGATGTACGCACTAGACAGCTTCGACGAAAAAGGCGGATGGCGTAAACTCTGGATCGCCATGGTGCAGAAAATGGGCTTCCCGATTACGCTGTAAAGCTTCCAGAGCCTACCGGGGATGCAACCAGGTCGGCAGAAAACTGTACGGGTCTCGATTGATCGTCTCGTTATAGGGAATGTTGCGTGCCGCAAGCTTGGGCTGCAATTCTCCGGCTTTGCCGACATCGAACAGGTCTGTTGCCCCACCGACGAATTCGCCGCCGACATAAATCTGCGGGATCGTGGGCCAGTCATTTTTCTGGTTTAACACCGCCAGGATTTTTCCACCACGGTCGTTGTCCTGAAAAGCGACCGAATCGAGATCGACGGTGACGTAAGGAATGTCGCAGGCGGTCAACATTTTGCGTACCGACCAACAGAATTCACACCACTCCAGCGAAAACATGAGTACCTGGTCCCGGTTTTGTTCGATGATCGATTCAACTTCGGCAAGCGCCGCTGGATCCAGTTCAACCTGTACTTCTGGTTCCGGTTCACCAACCTCCTCGGCAGGCGCATCGCTGATATCGAAACGATAGCCCGGGGTTGAGCGTGAAATCTCGATCTCAGCTTCGTTCATGTCTTCAGCAATGCTTTCAAATAGCGGAGTCGAGAGATAACGTTCACCGGTATCCGGCAGCATACACAGAATGTTCGCTCCCTCGGGCGCGGTCTCTGCGACCTGCAGCGCACCGGCAAAGGTGGCCCCGGAACTGGTACCGACGAAGATTCCTTCTTTTTGCGCCAGATCCATCGTGCACTGGATAGCGTAGGTGCCGTTGATCGGTATTATCTCGTCGATATGATTCGCTTTAAGCGCTTCTTCGGCAAATTTGGGGATGAAGTTCGGTGACCAGCCTTGCATCAAATGTGGCCTGTAGTTCGGGTGCGTCTGGTAAGAGCCATCGGCATTGCGTTGCTGGCTAATACCACTGCCCAGAATCTGCGAGTTGTCCGGTTCGCAAACCATGATTTTGGTGTCGGGGCTCTTTTTCCTCAACACCCGTGAGACCCCCGCCAGCGTGCCGCTGGTGCCGAAACCGGTCACCCAGTAATCGAGACCGATATCGGCGAAATCGTCGACAATCTCGACCGCCGTGGTGCGTTCGTGCATTTTGGCATTGGCGGGATTATCGAACTGGCTCGGCTGCCACCAGCCATGTTCTTCGACCAGCTCATTGACCTTGGCGATCATACCGGTCCCCATATCCGCGGCAGGTGTCAATATAACCCTGGCACCCAGGAAACGGATCATGCGGCGTCTTTCTATGCTGAAATTCTCCGCCATGACGATCACCAGCGGGTAACCTTTTTGCGCGCAAACCATGGCCAGACCAATACCGGTATTGCCGCTCGTTGCCTCGACGATGGTTTGCCCGGGTTTGAGTGCTCCGCTGCGCTCGGCATCTTCAATCACCCCGAGGGCCAGGCGATCCTTTACCGAGCCCATCGGGTTGAAAGACTCGATCTTGACGTAGATGTTGCGATTCTCAGGTCCCAGGTTATTGATTTTAACCGTGGGCGTATTTCCGATGGTATCGAGAATACTCCGAAATATTTGTCCCATCTCTCCCACTCCCCCTGCAGGGTCTGCAGGTTTCGTTAATAGGGCCAGAGACAACCTTGCCGCTCACTCGGCTCCGATCGATTTAGCAGTTAACAGAGCGCTAATCGAGCCAATCGGAACAGGGCCAGGTATCGGGTATCCACCGGCCTTTCGGTACACGTGTATTCAAATTGCCACAGGAAATATCGATCTGCGCCTGGGTCAGGTTTAGAGCCCCGGTTAGATCGACATCCTCGAAATGGGTCAGGTAAGTGTACGCCCCCTTGAAATCAACATTGCTCAATTTCGAGTCGGCAAACATGGCCCTGGAAATATTTGAAAATTCAAAACTCACATTCTTCAAACTGGCCCCGGAAAAATCGGCGCGCCCCAGCTCCGATCGCGACCAGTCAACGTCTTCGAGCGTGGCCTTTTTAAGGCTGGCCCGGGAAAATTCTGATTTTATCAGCGTGGTGTTTTTAAACCTGGCCTCAGCGAAGTTTGCACGATAGCCAACCGCCTTGGTCAAATCGGCATCTTTAAAGCGAGTGCGCGTAGCAGGGCTTCGCGTCATATTGGTTTTAACCAGGCTGGCACCGGTAAAATTACTCCCATGAAGGGTGCTCATGCTGAGATTGGCGTTGTTAAACCGGCTGCCGGTGAAATTCGAACCATCCAGCATCTTATTGGTTTTCTTGCACCCCGACCAATCCATTCCGGGCCTCCGCTTGTCATTGCAATCCGCAATTGCCGAATTAATCGAAACCAGCGAGCTCAGACAAATTAACAATAATGTCCGCTTTCTTATTTTTACGCCCATAGTTGTTCAACCGCTCCTCTGGGTATTATCTATTATGACTCTAGTACCCTGAGAAAATTCCACTGCCAGGGAGAAAGCTACCGGCGACACAGGTCTCCCCATCCAGATTAAAACTAATCGATGCGCTATCACACCGCGGGAAACTTACTGCCAGTCTTGAGATGTTTATCGATTAATTTCGAGTCAATTTCAAGCAATGCTTCGACGCCGACGCAGCAGGAGCTGACTTCGCGTGCAGCCATCAATTTTTCGATTGCAATATCAACCCTGCCGATATCGCGACGGTCTTTCATTGCCGGGTATTTTTTGCGATGCATAACCCTTCCCTCAAGGTGGCGTCTGACCGCGTACTATACCTGAATTGTCAAATTTTTGCTGGCGCAACACTTCAACAACCCCTGCAGCAATGATCAACGTAGCACCGATAATCTCGCGCAAGCCAAACGGTTCATCGGTTAGAATCGCTGCAGAGGCAACACCCACCAGCACTTCAAACAGGAGTAGCATGCCGACACGACCGGGGCTCAAAACTGTCGCCGGCCATATCGTCAGGTAGGTGATCGGCAGCATTCCGAGCGCGACTATCACAATCCAGTACCAGCCTTTTTGCAGGGACGCGAGGTCCGGCATACCGGCGAGCGTCCCCTGCTGCCAGACAATAAGCATTAACGACATCAACAGCGCGAAAACAACAAACATCGTTACTTTCTCGAAAATCATTCTTGCGCCATCCTGGAACAGCTTCACAGTCGCGACTGACCAGCACAGCCCTGATAACAGCGCAAACCAGTCACCGTTGTTACGCGGAATCGGCAGCCCGCTTTCAACCACCAGCACGATGTAAAGCCCACTAAATGCAAGTAACAGGGCGACTACCCGGTTACCAGTAAGCCTCTCCTTCAACACCAGTATCCCGAGCATCGTGCTCCACAGCGGGCTCATGTAAAACAGCAGAATCGCGCGCACCACCTCGGTCAGGTTGAGGCTGGCGATATAAAGCGCGAAGGCAAATCCAGCCAGCAGTCCTGGCAGCAGTATATGACGCCAGTGTGCAATGTAATTGTGAATCCGGAACAGCATTAACGGCAGGAACAACAATGAGGCAGCGCCAAATATGACGGGGCCGGTCCAGAAGGCATGCGCCCCGGCCTGCTCGATGCCACGGATCGGAATCCAGTAAAGGCCCCACAATGCAGCACCAAACGCGATCGCGATACTGGGGACTAAATCGCTGCGACCCGAGTCCAACGGCAAGCCTCAACGAATCATGGCGTTAATGCGGAGCTGATATTGGTAAACATCTGCAGGTTGGTTTCATCCAGTTCGGGCTTGAGCGGCTCATCCTGGGACGACAGCTTGACGACAGTCACCTCGGTCACCGGATTGATATAGATCCACTGGCTATGGATGCCGATCGCGAGCATGGCGCGGTGTTCGTTTCCGGTCTGGTACCATTTATTACGATATTGTCCATCGGCAAATTCCTTGGAAGATTCACCCCGTCGCCAGGCTTCACGACTACCAGCTTCGCTGCAGTCTTCAATCCACCACTCCGGTATCACCTGGCGGCCGTTAGCGTATCCGCGATTACGCACCAGCTCGCCGAAGCGCAACAAGTCCCTGGGCAGTACGCAAATTCCCCCAGCGGTGCGCGCTGCGCCCTTTCGATCAACGGTGATGTAGGCATTCGCCTCGGCACCCATGGGTTGCCACAGGTATCTCGACATCAGGCTTGCCAGTCTTTCGCCACTGGCACGTTCCAGCACCCAGCCGAGTAGATCGGAATTGGGCGATTTATACTGCCAGACCTGGCCATGTTCGCCGTCAGCGCGCTCGATCGAGCACAGAAAATCGTGCAGGTTCTGATCGATCGCGTCGACCGGGCAGGGATGCCAGGCGGTCGCGGTTCGATATTCGAGAAACTTGCCTTCGGTAGCCAGGTAATCTTCGGTAAAGTCGATATTGACAACCATATCAAGCACCTGTTGCAGGCTGGCATCACGATAACCTGAATCCGCAAGCTCGGGAATGTACTCGACCACGGGTTTGGACGGATCCAGCAATCCCTGGTCAACCAGAACCCCGGCCAGCGTCGCGGTTATCGACTTACTCACTGAAAACACAATATGCGGGCGGGTTTCAATCGCAGGATCAAAATACCATTCGTGCACGAGTTTGCCATGATGCGCGACCAACAACGCATCGCTGTTAGATTCCTCGAGCCAGCGCTGCAGTGACCAGTCCGTACCGTCGGGCGCTGCAACCTTTACGCCGTCAACATTGCCGGCAATAGATTTTTCAAATTTGCTAACGCGTTCACCGCGGGCAATCTCGTCGGTCGGGATGATTTCGCGCACATGATGGAATGCCCAGCGATTGTTTCCCGGCTGTCGCCAGTTAGACAGGTTTAGCGCGGTCGGTCGGGACAGCATTATTCGAGCTCGGTAACAATATCCTGGTTATTAGAATCGAGTACAACCTGGCACATTTCGAGGTGCAAACGTCCACCGGAATTGTAGGGATGGGACTCAATCACGGTTTCATTGAGCGTAATGCCGAGCCCCGGTTCGCCCGGTGCCGGCATGTACCCGGCTTCCCAGGCCAACGGCTTGTTCAGAATCGCATCATGAAACTCGGTCTGGATCGTCTCCAGTATCAGGAAATTCGGGCAACTGAATGCGACCTGGGCCGCTGCCGCATGCGCAATCGGACCACAGTAAATATGCGGCGCGATCTGGGCGTTAAACAATTGCGCCAGCACGGCAATTTTCTTGGTTTCCCAGACCCCGCCGCTGCGTCCGATATCCGGCTGCAATATCGACACGCCGGCCTTGAGTGCCTGGTGAAACTCGATCCGCGTGGTCAGGCGTTCACCGGTCGCGACCGGGATACTGGTCGCAGCAGCTACCTTGCCGATGGCTTCCATCTGATCGGGTGGGCAGGGTTCTTCAAACCACAACGGATCGTAGGACTCCAGCCGACGTGCCAGGCGGATCGCCGATGAAGTCGTCATCTGGCCGTGTGTGCCGAACAGGATATCGGCACGATCGCCAACCGCTTCCCGAATCTTGCGCACGTTTTCTTCGCAACGACTCAGTTCAGTCAACGATAACTCGCGCCCACCCTGAAAGCTGTAGGGCCCGGCCGGATCCTGCTTGATCGCGGTAAATCCCATGTCGATGTAGTCAAGCGCACGGGCTGCTGCTGCATCGGCGTCGTGATACACATCCGGAGCACCTTCACCCGGATTGCCATCTGCCGCGAGTGCCTCGGGATAGAGGTAGGTATAGGTGCGCAGGTCTTCGTGAAACTTGCCGCCGAGTAGCTGGTAAATCGGCTGGTCATGCGCTTTGCCGAGAATATCCCAAATCGCAATTTCGATGCCGCTGAACACACCCATCATGCTGATATCGGGGCGTTGCGTGAACCCGGCCGAGTAAACACGCCGGAACATGGTTTCGACATGATGCGGATCTTCACCGGCGATAAACCGCTCGAAGGTATCCTCAACCATTGTGCAGGCGATGTCTCCCGACACCGGAATACCATAACACTCGCCAATACCCTCGATGCCATCGTCTGTTGTGATCTTGACGATCACCCAGAAGGCCCCACCGATACCGCTTGGCGGCACCGTAACCCAGGTTTTGATATCCTTCAGAATCATATTCTTGCTCGCGCTAGAAAACCTTACCTAAGTTACTCCAATCGATTGTTTTTCGAAACTAAAATCTGGAGATGATGTTTTCTTGAAGCTACAGGGTTACTGACTCTGAAATCCATTGTTTAACGAGGATTTCTCATAATTCAGTCGAAAACGGACTCTGAGAGCATTTGACCGAGAGTTGGCTTACAACCAAAAGCGGAAGCTCTTAACTACTGCAATCAAGTACCGTGTTCCCCAGAAACTCCAACTTAACCCAACTCCGTGTCGAGTCCAAAAAACCCACTATACTTGAAAAAAATGAAGCAGGAGTTTAAAGGCATGATCACCATAAACAAAAAGACTGGCCTGAAAAAAATAATGGTCACAGTGGTAGTTCTCGCATTGATATCAATCCAGCCAGGCTGCACGATATCCAACAAAAGCGCGTCAACGAGCATGACGTTGTTTGATGCGCTGGGTAGAACCAAAGATACGTCTGCTTTTGGTGCAGACAAGATATTTGGAATTGTTTCCATTACGGCCGAACCCTATATTACCCAGGTCGATGCCGATTCCAGCCTGAGCGGAGCATTTAGTGCGTTATCGTCGGACAAAGGCTTTTTCGAAAACTCACAGCAGATGCTCGACAAGTCAATTCCAACTGTGTTCAGCAGCATGTCAAAAACCAACAACTATCTTTTGTTGCCAGAGAAGAATGTTACTGGTGACAGTAATTATGCAAACACAAAGACTTCAGGAAATTCTATTTTTGGTAAGAAAAATATTGCCCGCGGTTATAAACGTATCAGCGACAAAAAGAATTTGGCGTCCCTGGCACGAGATTTGGGCCTTGATGCTGCCGTGCATGTCAACATTTCCTATGGGTATTCAATCGATGGAACAAACTATAACGGTTTAGTGCAGGTTGGCAAAAACTTTGCGACGGTTAAAGTCGATCTAATGGCTGTCAATCAAGATGGCAAGGTTATCTGGAAAGAATCAGACGCCACCGTCGCGAAAAGCCCGGTTAGCAGTAGTTCCCAGGTCGGGGACGCGGCGGATTTTAAGAAACTCGAGCCGCACTTGCTGCAGAGTCTGAGGGCGACCCTGGGGAAGATCATGAGCGAACTCAATACTTAAAGCAATTAGCTTTATAGTTTGAAAATAACCTTATCGTTGACTCCACCGACTGTACCAATAAAATTTTAAATATCGAAACCCCGCCACCGTGCGGGGTTTTTTATTTCTGCCGAGTGTCTCATATTGGCTGAAATGCGATGCCCAGTGAACGCAGTTGAGCGCCTGCTACAGAGAGGTCCGACCCTTGTGTATTTTCTTTTTATTGACATTCATTTTTTAAAAAAATCAAACCTAATTCGTAACACCCCTTCAAACCAGCTATCAATACTCAGGCCGTCTTTTTTTTCAATTACATTAAATCCACTCTGTGTTTCCGGCATTATCTGCTTAAGTTGAATTTCATCATTCGGATAATGCACCGTCAGACTCACATGGTAAGGATAATAGCCGTCAAGGAATTTGCGATAGTAGGGCCCGTTTTCCATACCATAGGTCTTATCGGATAAGTGTCGCAATATTTTCACATCCGCCTGCACACAAAGCACTGCGCCTTTCTCTACATCCTCCAGTTCGACGCTATGTTGCTTAACACGAGTTTGTGCAATTTGTTCGACGCGCGTCAGTTGCAGATTTTTCATTTCACGATATGCATACTCCACATCGGTTCTGCCCACCGCATCCAGGTGTCGGTAACATTGTTGCATTTTTACCCAGCCCGTTTGCAAACTCTCGCCGGTTATCCATAGGTGAGTATCAGAATGTAAAATCGACTGGTCATGGATGGGGGCGATAAACTCCAACTGGCCTTCATTGACTTGCAAGGTGCGCCATTCGCTGTCGTCATCGATCCAGCTTTCATCGACTGGCGATTCTGCCGCAGTAAGCATTACAGGAAACAGCAGAATACAAATTGATTTAATTGTAATGTGTTGACCGGTGATAAGCTTCATACTTGACAACGACTAACCGGTAGTTCACCGACATTATCGATATTCTACTTCCTGTCGTCGAAATAGGGTACCAAGTGTCAGTTCCTTCAACCGGGCGTCACGATCAAGTCCCCAGATTTACAGTTGCTATTTAATTTAGCCTGACATTTGTGTGACGACTTTTTTGTGCTCAGCGCGAGAAACCGTTGAATGTTCGATCGTGACCGAAGATTGCCTCACACCAGAGCTTTTTGAGGGTTTATTTATCAGATAACAGACGCTCAGACTCGATGAGTCAGCGGCGATTAACGACCGGCAGTGTCATTCAGATATGAAACATCAGGGGCTGTCGAAATTACTTACATTCTAATAACTACTCTAAGTAGTGCGTAGTAAACCTGCATGGGTGCTCAAAATATAAGGTTTGACTCAGTGAATCGCGAAATCGAGGGTTGATAGTTCTTTACCTTTACTCAGTGTATTCTAAAGCACAGTATGGGAAGCAAGTATTGAACCAAAGGGAATTGCTATGTTTTCAGCAAGGAATGCTGTTAGAAAGGCTAGTGCCAGATATAGACGCCATCAACCGGAACTAACGTTACCCTACCAATTTGTAGAAACGTATTATCTCGAGATTTTCGACTATATGGAGCGCCAGGGTAAAACCCTGTCGACGCATAAAAAAGAATTCGATGCTTATCTAAAATGCGGCAACTGAGTTACCCATCACCTAGTCAAAAAATATATTCAAGGATACAGGTATGACATCGCTATTCCCGAAACATGCCCAGGTCGCCATCATTGGTGGTGGTATACATGGTTGTTCTGTGGCCTATCATCTTGCCAAAGAAGGGTGGACCAACATCGTTCTGATCGAGCGGAAGAAACTGACAAGTGGAACAACCTGGCATGCAGCGGGCCTGGTCGGGCGCTTGCAAGGCGGTCATGCAACAACGGATTTTGCCAAGTATGGCTCCGATCTTTTTGCAGAACTGGAAAGCGAAACAGGACAGAAAACAGGTTACAAATGTTGCGGCTCGATCTCCATTGCAACCAATGCAGAGCGCCTGGCTGAACTTCGTCGGCAAGCGGACTTTGCATTAATCCATGATGTGGAAGCCTATGAAATCAGTGTTTCAGAAATCAAGGAACGTTGGCCTTTAGTGAATCCTGAAGGAGTTCTCGGGGGAATTTATGTTCCTGGCAACGGTTATATCAACCCAATCGATTTAACCATGGCTTTGATGAAAGGTGCCCGTTCAAGGGGGGCACAAATATTTGAAGACACCCGGGTCGAAGAGGTTCTGATGTACGACGGCAAAGCCAGTGGTGTGCGCACGGACAAGGGGGTTGTTGAAGCTGATTTTGTGGTCAACTGCGCGGGAATGTGGGCTCGCGAATTGGGAAGACAGAACGGCGTGAATATCCCGCTGCATGCCTGCGAGCACTATTACCTGGTCACTGATGCCATTCCCGATCTTCCGCAGGATTTACCGGTTCTGCGATCATATGATGATTCTACCTACTTCAAGGAAGACGCCGGAAAACTACTCTTTGGCTTCGCCCACAATCAGGTAAAACCGTGGGGTATGAAGGGTATTCCTGAAGATTTTTGCTTTGATTCATTGCCGTTTGTTGAAGATGACGTTATGGATGTTCTCGAATTGGCACTGAAGCGTGTTCCTATATTACAGGAAACGGGAATCCGGACCTTCTTCAATGGGCCGGAAAGTTACTCTTACGATGGTAACTTCATTCTCGGTGAGGCCCCCGAGGTAAAGGGTTATTTTGTTCTGGCGGGCGTCAATTCGACAGGTATCCAGTCAGGAGCTGGCGCGGGGCGTGCCCTGGCGCAGTGGATTATGAAGGGGTTTCCTCAACATGATTTGAACGATATGGATCCCGCGCGCAATGAAGAATTTCAGGCGCGCGACCTTTACCTGCAGCAGAGAACCCCCGAGACCCAGACACGAACCTATGCCATGCATTGGCCGAACTATCAGCGTACCACCGCGAGAAACATCAGGAAGACTCCATTTTACAATGCCTTGCAGGAAAACAGAGCCTGTTTCGCCGAAGTTCAGGGTTGGGAACGCCCAGCCTGGTTTGCGCCGGAAGGTGTCGAACCCAAGATCAAATACAGCTTTGGCCGACAAAACTGGTTCTGTTACGCACAGGAGGAACAAAAGGCGGCCCGTGAATCCGTTGCCATGATTGATTATTCCATGCTGGGCAAGCTTTTGGTTGAAGGAACGGATGCCGAGCGCTTCCTGCAGCGGCTATGCACAAACAATATGGCGATGAACACGGGGCGGCTGGTATACACGCTGATGCTCAACGAGCGTGGTGGCATTGAAAGTGACATGACCGTGGCTCGTTTTGCGCAAGACCGCTTTATGGTCATGAGTTCCATGGCGCGCACCAGGCGCGATCACTTTAGGCTTCGCGACCATATCCAGGTTGACGAAGATGTCAGGCTTCGTGATGTCACTTCGGCTTATGCAATCCTGTCCATCATGGGGCCGAAAAGTCGCGATCTTATGCAAACAGTGTCTGGCATTGATATGTCAAACGAGGCTTTTCCTTTCAATAGTTGGCAAGAATTCCATATTGGGCATGCCGCGGTATGGGCTCAGCGAATTTCATTTTCAGGGGAACTCGGATGGGAGATATTTATTACCCCGGATTTTGCGGAACATGTTTTTGATGTGCTCATGGATGAAGGACAGGCCTTTGGTCTCCGCCTGATTGGCGGCGAGGCGCTTAACGCCCTGAGGATTGAAAAAGGATATCTGCATTGGGGCCACGACATGTCTTATACCGAAGCACCCCATCAAGTAGGTTGCGAGTTTCTCTGTAAAACCGAAAAACCAGTTTCCTTTATTGGCAAGGAAGCCTATATGGAGAGACGGGAGCAAAAGTCTGGTCCGTATCTTTGTTCCATTAAACTTAACGATCCAGATCCCATGCTTTATCACAACGAACCAGTTTTGCGCGACGGTCTTGTAGCAGGTTTTGTGACATCGGCTGCTTATGGCTACACTGTCGGTTCGGCCGTTGGCCTTTGTTTTGTATATTTGCCCGAGGGTTCGACAGACAAACAAGACCTTGAAACAGGGCGCTACGAGGTCATGGTTGAAGGAAAGGCAATAGCAGCAACGATTAGTCTGAGTCCTTTTTTCGACCCGTCGAGTGAACGGATGTTTTTAGGTGAGAATTAGAACTTAACCAAAAGAGGCGCTGTGGATTCAAGTCCGCCGCGATACAGAATAATGTCGATCAAATTAGAAACCGAAATTGTGAACCGTGAAGCCTATGATCGTGCCGTTGAGCGGTTTCGGCAAGCAGGTATTAAATTACCGACAATCTCCCAGTTAGCCGATCCCGTGTCTTCGCGTGCCGAGATTGAGTCCCATATACAATCTGCTGATCCTGATTCACCGGATGCGCGTAATCTTTTTCGCGTGCACTGGCACAATGCAGCTGATCGCAAAAGCCTGGTCGATGTGCCCGCACATATCGTTCTGCCTTCAGAACTGACCGGTGTTGATGCAAAAATTGTCGTAGCTATCGGTAATCGCTTCCCAATGATCCGCGCGCATAAGGTCCTGGCCGCTTATGGCTGCCTGGTGCCACGACTGATTACCGGGCAGTTTGATCCGACTCATCATCGCGCGGTTTGGCCTTCAACGGGGAATTACTGCCGGGGCGGCGTCGCTATTTCTCGCATTCTGGGGTGCCGCAGCGTAGCCGTTTTGCCCGAAGGCATGAGTCGAGAAAGATTCGAGTGGCTGGAAAACTGGGTAACCGACCAGAGCGACATTGTGCGAACTTATGGCACCGAAAGCAACGTCAAGGAAATCTACGACGCCTGCAACGTAATGGCTGAAGATACTGAAAACGTAATCCTCAATCAGTTTAATGAGTTTGGCAATTATATCTCTCATCGTGCAGTAACCGGGCCGGCGCTGGAGCGTATCTTTAATGCCGTTAATACCAACGGAAAAATGAAAGCACGTGCCTACGTGGCTGCCTCTGGTTCCAGCGGAACGCTCGCCGCGGGGGACCATCTGAAACAACAGCTTGGCACCAACATCTGTGTTGTCGAGGCGCTCGAATGCCCAACGCTGCTCAACAACGGCTATGGTGATCATAACATCCAGGGAATCGGCGATAAGCATGTGCCATTTATTCATAACGTGTTGAATACGGATTATGTGGTTGCGGTTACAGACAAGGCATCGAACGCGTTGAACCTGGTGTTTAACACACCCGTCGGCCGGGACTTTTTGACAAAACGCACCGGGATATCTCAAGATGTTATCAACGGATTGGCCGATCTGGGGCTTTCATCCATAGCCAACGTCCTCGGTGCTATCAAAATGGCGCGGTACATGGGACTGGGCGCCGATGATGTGGTTCTGACGGTGGCAACCGATGGCGCAGAAATGTATGGCACCGAGATCGCCAAGGCAACCGCAGAAGACTTTGCTGGCACATTCAATGAACTGGCGGCCGCAGAAAGTTACGGTCGCTACCTGTTGGCAACAACCACCGATAACATGGAGGAAATGACCCTGCGTAATCGAGAGCGGGTGTTTAATCTTGGCTACTACACCTGGGTCGAGCAACAAGGCGTATCGT from the Gammaproteobacteria bacterium genome contains:
- a CDS encoding pyridoxal-5'-phosphate-dependent protein subunit beta, translated to MSIKLETEIVNREAYDRAVERFRQAGIKLPTISQLADPVSSRAEIESHIQSADPDSPDARNLFRVHWHNAADRKSLVDVPAHIVLPSELTGVDAKIVVAIGNRFPMIRAHKVLAAYGCLVPRLITGQFDPTHHRAVWPSTGNYCRGGVAISRILGCRSVAVLPEGMSRERFEWLENWVTDQSDIVRTYGTESNVKEIYDACNVMAEDTENVILNQFNEFGNYISHRAVTGPALERIFNAVNTNGKMKARAYVAASGSSGTLAAGDHLKQQLGTNICVVEALECPTLLNNGYGDHNIQGIGDKHVPFIHNVLNTDYVVAVTDKASNALNLVFNTPVGRDFLTKRTGISQDVINGLADLGLSSIANVLGAIKMARYMGLGADDVVLTVATDGAEMYGTEIAKATAEDFAGTFNELAAAESYGRYLLATTTDNMEEMTLRNRERVFNLGYYTWVEQQGVSLEDFDARRDPDFWNSLMEVVPAWDRMINEFNSAAS